One window from the genome of Manis pentadactyla isolate mManPen7 chromosome 15, mManPen7.hap1, whole genome shotgun sequence encodes:
- the CHST8 gene encoding carbohydrate sulfotransferase 8, with the protein MTPRAGRMRLACMFSSILLFGAAGLLLFISLQDPTELAPRQVPGMKFNIRPQQPDNDLPPGIPQDGDLRAPTGKATLDLSSRAPRGPHLLVPDQPQSHLNTGARLRPRQRRRRLLIKKMAAAGAVPANSSARAFVRPAPRSLDGHWVRLHQIQLERKRLMREACAKYRASSSRRAVTPRHVSRIFVEDRHRVLYCEVPKAGCSNWKRVLMVLAGLASSTADIQHNTVHYGSALRRLDTFDRQGILHRLGTYTKMLFVREPFERLVSAFRDKFEHPNSYYHPVFGKAILARYRANASREALRTGSGVRFPEFVQYLLDVHRPVGMDIHWDHVGRLCSPCLIDYDFVGKFESMEEDANFFLRLIRAPRNLTFPRFKDRHSEEARTTARITHEYFAQLSALQRQRTYDFYYMDYLMFNYSKPFADLY; encoded by the exons GAATGAAGTTCAACATCAGGCCACAGCAGCCAGACAAT GACCTCCCACCAGGCATTCCTCAGGATGGTGACTTGAGGGCACCCACAGGGAAGGCCACCCTAGACTTGTCCAGCCGGGCCCCGAGAGGCCCCCACCTGCTGGTACCTGACCAGCCACAATCCCACCTAAACACGGGAGCGCGTCTGCGACCCCGGCAGCGCCGCCGGAGGCTGCTTATCAAGAAAATGGCAGCTGCAGGGGCTGTCCCGGCCAACAGCTCGGCGCGTGCGTTTGTCAGGCCTGCACCGCGGTCCCTGGACGGCCACTGGGTCCGCCTGCACCAGATCCAGCTGGAGCGCAAGCGGCTGATGCGGGAGGCGTGCGCCAAGTACCGGGCGAGCAGCAGCCGCAGGGCGGTCACACCCCGCCACGTGTCCCGCATCTTCGTGGAGGACCGCCACCGCGTGCTGTACTGCGAGGTGCCCAAGGCAGGCTGCTCTAACTGGAAGCGCGTGCTCATGGTGCTGGCCGGGCTGGCCTCGTCCACCGCCGACATCCAGCACAACACCGTGCACTACGGCAGCGCCCTCAGGCGGCTGGACACCTTCGACCGCCAGGGCATCCTTCACCGCCTCGGCACTTACACCAAGATGCTCTTTGTCCGCGAGCCCTTTGAGAGGCTGGTCTCCGCCTTCCGCGACAAGTTTGAGCACCCCAATAGCTACTACCACCCCGTCTTCGGCAAGGCCATCCTGGCCCGATACCGGGCCAACGCCTCTCGGGAGGCCCTGCGGACAGGCTCGGGCGTGCGTTTCCCTGAGTTCGTCCAGTACCTGCTAGACGTGCACCGGCCCGTGggcatggacatacactgggacCACGTTGGCCGGCTCTGCAGCCCCTGCCTCATCGACTACGACTTCGTGGGCAAGTTTGAGAGCATGGAGGAGGATGCCAACTTCTTCCTGCGCCTCATCCGCGCGCCACGGAACCTGACCTTCCCCCGGTTCAAGGACCGGCACTCAGAGGAGGCGCGGACCACGGCGCGGATCACCCACGAATACTTCGCCCAGCTCTCGGCCCTGCAGCGGCAGCGCACCTACGACTTCTACTACATGGACTACCTGATGTTCAACTACTCCAAGCCTTTTGCAGACTTATACTGA